The DNA sequence GCGGTTCGGACAGCCTCGGGCTCCTATTCTTCGTCACCATCAGCCGATCATATGATCGTCCATCGTACGGTCCGGATGCCTTGGGGCTCCTATTTGCTGCAACCATTAGCTTGTCGGTCACCATAGGACCTGAAGTGAGCCTAGGGCTCCTATTTGCTGTGTACATGAGCCTCTGATTGACCTTTGAGTCTAAGGGTCCTGATAGCTTCAAGCTCCTAGGGTTAGGGACCATCATCAACCTCTCATGAGTCCTCATATCCAACGGCCCCGATAGCGCAATGCTCCGAGTTTTGACCTCCTCATGACCCTTTGGCTTCCTCAACAGACTTCCTCTCCAATGCTCTTGATACTTCTCTGGCTGATCAGCTACATGCCTGGGGGACGATGACATGTCGTTCTCTTGGAAAGCCAATCTTGTAAAGTACTTGTTGAAACACTTCTTGGTTTTGATGAGCGCCCAGCCGAGCCTTGAAATTGACCTTGGGTGGTGGCGGTGACCACCGCCGCCGCCACCCTCGTTTTCCTTCTTGGCAAGCTTGAGTATCTCTAGCCTGTGCTTGGCCACAGAAACTCCCATGCTCAGCAGAAACTCATGGTTGAAGAAAGCAACGTCCTCCATTTGAAGCTCGTTGCGAGAGAAGATGATGCCGTACTCATAGACAAGGCTTGGTTCAAGGCTGGTTTTCGACAGCCATGCGAACCAGTCCATGGCTCTGTGACAATGTGAGGCTGTGTTAAGAGTTTGGAAGAGAtataagaaagaagaagatgatgataaatataaaaatttaaTGTGGTGGGTAAGTTGATATCGCTTTGCATAGTAAGGGAGACCCAACAAATTTGTCATTGTGGAAAATTTGGATGGT is a window from the Rosa chinensis cultivar Old Blush chromosome 2, RchiOBHm-V2, whole genome shotgun sequence genome containing:
- the LOC112188469 gene encoding uncharacterized protein LOC112188469 yields the protein MDWFAWLSKTSLEPSLVYEYGIIFSRNELQMEDVAFFNHEFLLSMGVSVAKHRLEILKLAKKENEGGGGGGHRHHPRSISRLGWALIKTKKCFNKYFTRLAFQENDMSSSPRHVADQPEKYQEHWRGSLLRKPKGHEEVKTRSIALSGPLDMRTHERLMMVPNPRSLKLSGPLDSKVNQRLMYTANRSPRLTSGPMVTDKLMVAANRSPKASGPYDGRSYDRLMVTKNRSPRLSEPLDGKVTPYEKERVDVDFDDHSLWTAMFQDMKPT